Proteins encoded together in one Polaribacter reichenbachii window:
- a CDS encoding PolC-type DNA polymerase III, protein MEFNWFQKKEKKVLPEYFLEYKNAFLNAEKLPINQTRFVVFDTETTGFSMKKDRVLSIGAVSLVDNIINVNNSFEVYIKQEIFKAETVPIHGILKYGEMDKINELEALKQFLKYIENAVLVGHHVGFDVQMINEILKRNKLPNLVNKSIDTGFLFKKSKHAVYKNDKKHYTLDDLCNELKISKSDRHTASGDAYITAIAFLKILSRLNNRTDLKFKDLLF, encoded by the coding sequence ATGGAGTTTAATTGGTTTCAAAAAAAAGAGAAAAAAGTATTACCTGAGTATTTTTTAGAGTATAAAAATGCTTTTTTAAATGCAGAAAAACTCCCTATAAACCAAACTCGATTTGTTGTTTTTGACACTGAAACTACTGGTTTTTCTATGAAAAAAGATAGAGTTTTATCTATTGGTGCAGTTTCTTTAGTAGACAATATTATAAATGTAAACAATTCTTTTGAGGTTTATATAAAACAAGAAATTTTTAAAGCAGAAACTGTGCCCATTCACGGAATTTTAAAATACGGTGAAATGGATAAAATAAATGAATTAGAGGCTTTAAAACAATTTCTAAAATATATAGAAAATGCGGTTTTAGTTGGACATCACGTGGGTTTTGATGTACAAATGATTAATGAAATATTAAAAAGAAATAAATTACCCAACTTGGTAAATAAATCGATTGATACTGGTTTTCTTTTTAAAAAATCAAAACACGCTGTTTATAAAAATGATAAAAAACATTATACTTTAGATGATTTGTGCAATGAACTAAAAATCTCTAAAAGTGATAGACATACTGCAAGTGGAGATGCTTATATTACTGCAATTGCCTTTTTAAAAATTCTATCTCGTTTAAATAATAGAACTGATTTAAAATTTAAAGATTTACTTTTTTAA
- a CDS encoding DUF6503 family protein — MKKILLLLVIVIAVACKNEKKKETKEKEAQVVKNENFPDELGKVFEKHGGIQTWRNAEILSFNKGEEAHTINLKSRKTVINSPNYSLGFDGKEVWLAEEKEGAYKGNPKFYYNLYFYFYAMPFVLADDGIVYKKAAPISFDGVDYPGYKISYKANIGNSSDDNYIIYYNPETYQMEWLAYTVTFNSKATSDRFKLIRYNKWANVNGLVLPEELTWYKKDEKGNPTEPARPATVFTLPLLSQGKLVDTFFAKPVQ; from the coding sequence ATGAAAAAAATACTTTTATTGCTAGTTATAGTTATTGCTGTTGCCTGTAAAAATGAAAAAAAGAAAGAAACCAAAGAAAAAGAAGCACAAGTAGTTAAAAATGAAAATTTCCCTGATGAACTTGGAAAAGTATTTGAAAAACATGGTGGAATACAAACTTGGAGAAATGCTGAAATTTTATCTTTTAATAAAGGTGAAGAAGCGCATACTATTAATTTAAAATCAAGAAAAACAGTAATCAACTCACCAAATTATTCTTTAGGTTTTGATGGAAAAGAAGTTTGGTTAGCTGAAGAAAAAGAAGGTGCCTATAAAGGTAATCCTAAATTTTATTACAACTTGTATTTCTATTTTTACGCTATGCCTTTTGTGCTAGCTGATGATGGAATTGTGTATAAAAAAGCAGCACCAATTTCTTTTGATGGTGTAGATTATCCTGGTTATAAAATTTCTTATAAAGCAAATATTGGTAATTCTTCTGATGATAATTACATTATTTATTACAATCCAGAAACTTACCAAATGGAATGGTTAGCGTATACAGTAACTTTTAATTCTAAAGCTACAAGCGATCGTTTTAAATTAATTCGTTATAATAAATGGGCAAATGTTAATGGTTTAGTTTTACCAGAAGAATTAACTTGGTACAAAAAAGACGAAAAAGGAAATCCGACAGAACCTGCAAGACCAGCAACAGTTTTTACTTTGCCTTTATTGAGTCAAGGAAAATTGGTTGACACATTTTTTGCAAAACCAGTTCAATAA
- a CDS encoding ABC transporter ATP-binding protein: MQHYKESSKDKKKPKVTLKQAFKTIIWPRRNLVFVGLILIIIRSLSGFVLPLQSKVLLDEVVPNKDYSQLYTLIAIVIGAISVQAITSFLLTKVLSIQAQYLISELRAEVQKKVLTLPISFFDNTKSGALVSRIMSDVEGVRNLIGTGLVQLIGGSFTAIVTLVILLKMNVWMTVFTFVPLSIFGLIALKSFKYIRPIFRTRGKINAEVKGRLTETLGGIRVIKAFNAEEQESKIFEKGVADIFINVKKSMTATAIMTSSSTFLIGLATTGVMGIGGYYMMQGSLTFGDFIQFTFLLAFMVAPIVQMSNIGSQLTEALAGLDRTEELMNMSAEEDDVSRNIELDNVNGEINFDDVSFSYEEGKQVLHNINFQVPAGSVTALVGSSGSGKSTIAGLSATFLNPKSGTITIDNQDMSKVKLSSYRKNLGVVLQDEFLFEGTIRENILFPRPNASEEELQNAVKAAYVNEFTDRFDDGLDTLIGERGVKLSGGQRQRLAIARAILADPRILILDEATSSLDTESEALIQKSLSELIKDRTTIVIAHRLSTIKKADQILVIEAGKIAERGTHEELIAAKGRYFDLYTYQSKI, translated from the coding sequence ATGCAGCATTATAAAGAATCATCAAAAGATAAAAAGAAGCCAAAAGTAACCTTAAAACAAGCTTTTAAAACGATTATTTGGCCAAGAAGAAACCTTGTTTTTGTAGGCTTAATTCTAATTATTATCAGAAGTTTATCTGGTTTTGTTTTACCTTTACAAAGCAAAGTATTGTTAGATGAGGTTGTTCCTAATAAAGATTACAGTCAGTTATATACTTTAATAGCAATAGTTATTGGTGCTATTTCTGTACAAGCAATTACTTCTTTTTTATTGACAAAAGTATTGAGTATACAAGCGCAATATTTAATATCAGAGTTAAGAGCAGAAGTGCAAAAAAAGGTTTTAACATTACCTATTAGTTTTTTTGATAACACAAAATCTGGCGCTTTAGTTTCTAGAATTATGAGCGATGTTGAGGGGGTTAGAAACTTAATTGGTACAGGTTTAGTACAATTAATTGGTGGCTCTTTTACAGCAATTGTAACCTTGGTTATTTTATTAAAAATGAATGTTTGGATGACAGTTTTTACCTTTGTGCCATTATCCATTTTTGGTTTGATAGCCTTAAAATCATTCAAATACATTCGCCCAATTTTTAGAACAAGAGGTAAAATAAATGCAGAGGTAAAAGGACGTTTAACTGAAACTTTAGGCGGAATTCGAGTTATAAAAGCCTTTAATGCAGAAGAACAAGAAAGCAAAATTTTTGAAAAAGGTGTTGCAGATATTTTTATCAATGTTAAAAAAAGTATGACAGCAACTGCTATAATGACAAGTTCTTCTACTTTTTTAATTGGTTTAGCCACTACAGGAGTTATGGGAATTGGCGGTTATTATATGATGCAAGGATCTTTAACTTTTGGAGATTTTATTCAATTTACATTTTTACTAGCATTTATGGTTGCACCCATTGTGCAAATGAGTAATATTGGAAGTCAGTTAACAGAAGCACTAGCAGGTTTAGATAGAACAGAAGAATTGATGAATATGTCTGCAGAAGAAGATGATGTAAGCAGAAATATTGAATTAGATAATGTAAATGGCGAGATTAATTTTGATGATGTTTCTTTTTCTTATGAAGAAGGTAAACAAGTGTTGCATAACATCAATTTTCAAGTCCCTGCAGGTTCTGTAACAGCTTTGGTTGGTAGTTCTGGTTCAGGGAAGTCTACAATTGCAGGTTTGTCTGCAACATTTTTAAATCCGAAATCGGGTACAATTACTATTGATAATCAAGATATGTCTAAAGTAAAATTGTCTAGTTATCGTAAAAATTTAGGAGTTGTTTTACAAGACGAGTTTCTGTTTGAAGGTACAATTAGAGAAAATATTCTATTCCCAAGACCAAACGCATCAGAAGAAGAATTACAAAATGCTGTAAAAGCAGCTTATGTAAACGAATTTACAGACAGATTTGATGATGGTTTAGATACCTTAATTGGAGAAAGAGGTGTAAAATTATCAGGAGGACAAAGACAAAGATTAGCGATTGCAAGAGCCATTTTAGCAGATCCAAGAATTCTTATTTTAGATGAAGCAACATCTAGTTTAGATACAGAAAGTGAGGCATTAATTCAGAAAAGTTTATCAGAATTAATAAAAGATAGAACTACCATTGTTATTGCGCACAGATTAAGTACTATTAAAAAAGCAGATCAAATTTTAGTAATAGAGGCTGGTAAAATAGCAGAAAGAGGTACTCACGAAGAATTAATAGCAGCCAAAGGCAGATATTTTGATTTGTATACGTATCAATCTAAAATTTAA